One Proteinivorax tanatarense DNA segment encodes these proteins:
- the dxs gene encoding 1-deoxy-D-xylulose-5-phosphate synthase has product MGIILDSINSPEDVKKLPKHKLSTLTEEIREFIIDTTSKTGGHLAPNLGVVELTIALHRVFKTPADKFVWDVGHQSYIHKLLTGRRDSFDTLRQLDGLSGFPKVTESDHDHFNTGHSSTSISAALGMALSRDIKKERNKVVAVIGDGALTGGMAFEALNHCGHKQNTDLTVVLNDNEMSIGENVGGLSSYLSRVRTDPKYTKTKEDIEFILKKVPAIGGPLFRSLDRVKDSLKYMLVAGLLFEELGFTYLGPIDGHDFNKLEEVLKQAKKTSGPVLVHVITKKGKGFSPAEKTPDKFHGVSPFDKTTGIPLAKKKKTFTDGFSEALCDLAKLDEKIVAISAAMTSGTGLSKFATKYPQRFFDVGIAEQHAVTMAAGLAADGLKPVFAVYSTFLQRGYDQVLHDVCLQNLPVVFAIDRAGIVGADGETHQGIYDISFLSHIPNLKIIAPKDEKELKDSLFTAFELKCPVAIRYPKDTLPVTDKKENKYNKLPLGKGNALTTGDDIIIISSGATTNNCLKAAEMLKNKEIYATVLHLPFIKPLDDDILCKYIKENSKVLIVEEHTAIGGLTSLIAALLASKNIKANVNSIALPDEFIPQGSRSEIIERYGLGCDDIYDSAKKIVIKENSYENKKKVGSITS; this is encoded by the coding sequence GTGGGTATAATACTTGATTCAATTAATAGTCCAGAAGATGTAAAAAAATTGCCAAAGCATAAATTGTCTACGCTAACAGAAGAAATACGAGAATTTATAATAGATACAACTTCTAAAACAGGGGGACACTTAGCCCCTAACTTAGGAGTTGTTGAGTTAACTATAGCGTTACATAGAGTTTTTAAAACTCCAGCTGATAAATTTGTATGGGATGTGGGGCATCAAAGTTATATACATAAATTGTTGACAGGAAGACGGGATAGTTTTGATACATTAAGACAGTTAGATGGATTAAGTGGCTTTCCAAAAGTAACAGAAAGCGATCACGACCATTTTAACACAGGACATAGTAGCACTTCTATTTCGGCTGCTTTAGGTATGGCTCTTTCCCGGGACATAAAAAAAGAAAGAAATAAGGTAGTAGCTGTAATCGGTGATGGAGCATTGACAGGTGGGATGGCTTTTGAGGCCTTAAATCATTGCGGTCATAAACAGAACACAGATTTAACAGTTGTTTTAAATGATAATGAGATGTCAATAGGAGAAAATGTGGGAGGTTTGTCCTCTTACTTGAGTAGGGTGCGTACCGACCCTAAATATACAAAGACAAAAGAGGATATAGAATTTATTTTAAAGAAAGTACCTGCTATTGGAGGACCTTTGTTTAGATCTTTAGACAGGGTTAAAGATAGCTTAAAATACATGTTAGTGGCTGGGTTGTTGTTTGAAGAGTTAGGGTTCACCTATTTAGGACCTATTGATGGACACGATTTTAATAAGTTGGAAGAAGTTTTAAAACAAGCTAAAAAAACTTCTGGCCCAGTACTGGTGCACGTAATTACTAAAAAAGGCAAGGGTTTTTCACCTGCAGAAAAAACCCCTGATAAGTTTCATGGAGTATCTCCTTTTGATAAAACCACAGGCATTCCTTTGGCAAAAAAGAAAAAAACTTTTACTGATGGATTTAGTGAAGCCTTGTGTGACTTAGCTAAGTTAGATGAGAAGATAGTTGCTATTTCTGCTGCTATGACTAGCGGAACAGGACTATCTAAGTTCGCAACTAAGTATCCTCAGCGTTTTTTTGATGTGGGAATAGCAGAGCAGCATGCAGTAACAATGGCAGCAGGGCTAGCAGCTGATGGATTAAAACCAGTTTTTGCTGTTTACTCAACGTTTTTACAAAGGGGATATGATCAAGTTCTTCATGACGTTTGTTTGCAAAACTTACCAGTAGTTTTTGCTATTGATCGAGCAGGAATAGTTGGAGCTGACGGTGAAACCCATCAAGGGATATATGATATTTCATTTTTAAGTCACATACCAAATCTAAAAATAATAGCACCCAAAGATGAAAAAGAGCTTAAAGACAGTTTATTTACTGCTTTTGAATTAAAGTGCCCTGTAGCGATACGCTACCCTAAAGATACTCTTCCAGTTACTGATAAAAAAGAAAATAAATACAACAAACTACCTTTAGGGAAAGGTAATGCATTGACTACTGGGGATGATATAATAATAATATCGTCTGGTGCAACAACAAATAATTGTTTAAAAGCAGCTGAAATGCTTAAAAACAAAGAGATTTATGCCACGGTACTGCACTTGCCTTTCATAAAACCGTTAGATGATGATATTTTATGTAAATATATAAAAGAAAATTCAAAGGTGTTAATAGTAGAAGAGCATACAGCAATAGGTGGGTTGACAAGCTTAATCGCAGCTTTGCTAGCTTCAAAGAACATAAAGGCGAATGTAAATTCAATTGCCCTACCTGATGAGTTTATTCCCCAAGGAAGTAGGAGTGAGATTATAGAAAGGTACGGTCTTGGGTGTGATGATATCTACGATAGTGCCAAAAAAATAGTGATAAAGGAAAATAGTTATGAAAACAAAAAAAAGGTTGGATCAATTACTAGTTGA
- a CDS encoding TlyA family RNA methyltransferase, whose amino-acid sequence MKTKKRLDQLLVERKLFDSREKAKRAIMAGVVYSAQKCLDKPGINVNSDISITVKGTDNPYVSRGGLKLHKAINVFDISFRDKIVVDVGASTGGFTDCAIKHGAKLVYSIDVGYGQLAWSLRNDSRVINMERTNFRHVEKKQFNPKPELAIIDASFISLKLLLPKVKEILCSNGQVMALIKPQFEAGRDRVGKKGVVRDRQVHIDVIDEIVCFCEETGLYPTDIDFSPIKGPEGNIEYLLLCRNSYSNYKIAKNDINQLVNKAHSKI is encoded by the coding sequence ATGAAAACAAAAAAAAGGTTGGATCAATTACTAGTTGAAAGAAAGCTTTTTGACAGTAGAGAAAAAGCTAAAAGAGCGATTATGGCTGGTGTGGTTTATAGTGCTCAAAAATGCTTGGACAAGCCGGGAATTAATGTTAATTCAGATATATCAATTACCGTTAAAGGTACAGATAACCCCTATGTTAGTAGAGGGGGGCTAAAACTTCACAAAGCTATTAACGTATTCGATATAAGCTTTAGAGATAAAATAGTTGTAGATGTTGGAGCCTCGACAGGAGGTTTTACAGATTGTGCTATTAAACATGGAGCGAAGCTAGTATATTCTATAGATGTAGGGTATGGGCAGTTGGCTTGGTCTTTAAGAAATGACTCTAGAGTTATAAATATGGAAAGAACAAATTTTAGACACGTCGAAAAAAAACAGTTTAATCCCAAACCAGAGCTTGCTATTATAGACGCCTCATTTATTTCTCTTAAGCTTTTACTACCTAAAGTTAAAGAAATTTTGTGTAGCAATGGTCAGGTTATGGCGTTAATAAAACCACAGTTTGAGGCAGGCAGAGATAGGGTAGGTAAAAAAGGTGTTGTGAGAGATAGACAAGTTCATATTGATGTTATTGATGAAATTGTTTGTTTTTGCGAAGAAACTGGGCTGTACCCAACAGATATTGATTTTTCCCCTATTAAAGGTCCTGAAGGTAACATAGAATATTTGCTATTATGCAGAAACTCTTATTCTAACTATAAGATAGCTAAAAATGATATAAACCAACTTGTGAATAAAGCTCATTCAAAGATATAA
- a CDS encoding NAD(+)/NADH kinase, protein MKNIAIFLNTSKEKSQEVSSLMVASLLSRGYQVYSCKETPIIETKTFPRGKLPKNIELILVLGGDGTFLSIARQYATTKIPMLGVNIGNLGFLTEVEVKDLEETIYKIDSGKYKIENRDMVFARVYRDGKVIETTRALNEITIAKGPLARIIQCHTYVDDVFLDTYSGDGVIVSTPTGSTGYSLSAGGPIIAPNVSSMVISPICPHSLHARSVVVSNKSNVKVRLKDLNQEVMLTVDGQQSIKLQGHDTVVIGLSKYVIPVVKIHGKNFFDILRLKLNRGSRN, encoded by the coding sequence ATGAAAAACATTGCGATTTTTTTAAATACTAGTAAAGAAAAAAGTCAAGAAGTATCATCTCTTATGGTGGCAAGTTTGCTATCTAGGGGGTATCAAGTTTACTCATGTAAAGAAACTCCTATCATAGAAACCAAAACATTTCCTCGTGGGAAATTGCCTAAAAATATAGAGTTAATATTAGTGTTGGGGGGAGACGGAACATTTTTAAGTATAGCACGTCAATATGCAACAACTAAAATTCCAATGTTAGGTGTTAATATAGGAAATCTAGGTTTTTTAACAGAAGTTGAGGTAAAAGATTTAGAAGAAACTATTTATAAGATTGACAGTGGTAAATATAAAATAGAGAATAGAGATATGGTCTTTGCCCGCGTTTATAGAGATGGAAAAGTAATAGAAACTACAAGAGCTCTGAATGAGATAACTATTGCAAAGGGGCCATTAGCCAGGATAATTCAATGTCATACATATGTTGATGATGTTTTTTTAGATACATACTCGGGTGATGGAGTTATTGTTAGCACTCCAACGGGATCGACAGGATATTCCTTATCGGCAGGGGGACCGATAATTGCACCCAATGTATCATCTATGGTGATTTCACCTATATGTCCTCATTCACTTCATGCTAGGAGTGTTGTGGTTAGCAATAAATCGAATGTTAAAGTTAGGCTTAAAGACTTAAACCAAGAAGTTATGCTAACGGTGGATGGTCAACAATCTATCAAACTGCAAGGACATGATACAGTAGTAATCGGTCTTAGTAAATATGTAATTCCAGTTGTAAAGATACACGGTAAAAATTTCTTTGATATATTACGCTTAAAGTTAAATAGAGGTAGTAGAAACTAA